The DNA sequence ACTCAAGTCCCAGCGCGCGGGGGGCACCTCGGTAATGAAGTCCTCGCCGCGCAACAGCGCCTGCCAGAAATGTTCGGGTGACTCGATCCCACCCGGGAGCCGGCACCCCATTCCGATAACTGCAACTGGGGTCACAGACGCGTTTTTCATCTTGCTACGTCCTCCTCGCACACGACAATCTGCCTGGTAGTAGAACCGGAGACAACTAGCAGTAGAACCCGACAGACCTAAAGATAAGGTGCGCGAAAGGAATTCGCGACTCGGGAGATCAGGATCACAGTGCCCCCCGTTGAGCCGTCTCGCGACATCGCACAATGGCCTCTTTCACATCCCTACCCCCGTCCCGCATTAACAGCCCATTGATAGCCGGGAAACAAGGAATTCACAATTACATCGACACTTCTAACTATTAGCTCTCTGAACGCATAAGAGCCCATTTGGCCACCTGCGTAGCGTTTCAATGGTCAGGTATTTACCTATTTTCCAAGCTATTTCGCGCAGCAAAGACTCGGATGCACAGATCATTCACAGCAATTTCCATGGTTTGCTATGAGCGTATATTAAGAGAATATTCAACCCGGCGACCTCTATGAAATATTTATGCAATTTACTCACCGTGAGCCCAAATTTCCCACGTCTTACGCCGATCAAGATCCAATCCGGCTCCGGATCAACATCTCTGCATACTTATTCATTAGTTTTGTGACTGGTGAGGCGACCAGGCGCGCCAGGACCCCGGCGACAATCGCCTCGTGACGGGTGCGGCACCGCTCCCCTAGACGAGCCGCCGGGACTCGACAGATCACGGCGCCCCACGCAGCCCCATAGTTAGCTCGCTCGTGTCGCGCGCGGAGTCGAAGTGGGGTACCGTCCGGACCATCATGCGGAACTTCAGTTCCGTGTGGGGCAATGACGCCCATCTCGACCAGCTGCGGCAGTTCCAAGACGTAAGACCGTCAGTGCTGTGCCAATCATATTGAGCGCAAAGGGGTTTGGGATGCTTAGTGTGATAAGACGGATCTGGATGCCGCTGCTGATCGCCGTGATACTGGCAGTCGGCGGATTCGCGGTACTCCGGGTTCGCGGAATTTTCGGCTCGGACTCCTTCATCTCCTCTGCCGATAACAACGCGAAGGACGCCGTTCCGTACAACCCAAAGACACTCGTATACGAGGTATTTGGAGAACCCGGCGCCATGGCTGATGTGAACTATTTCAACGAGGATGCGCAGCCGACTCGCGTCGACGCCGTGCAGCTGCCATGGTCATTCAAGATCGTGTCGATCTTGCCGTCATTGAGCGGAAACATCGTCGCCCAAGGTGACGGCAACCGCATTGGCTGCCGAATCATCGTCAACGGCGAGGTCAAGGTGGAGCGAGTGTCCAACGAGCACAACGCCTACATCTACTGCCTGGTGAAGTCCGCATGAGGCACAGCGGCGGCGATCGC is a window from the Mycobacteroides salmoniphilum genome containing:
- a CDS encoding MmpS family transport accessory protein — its product is MLSVIRRIWMPLLIAVILAVGGFAVLRVRGIFGSDSFISSADNNAKDAVPYNPKTLVYEVFGEPGAMADVNYFNEDAQPTRVDAVQLPWSFKIVSILPSLSGNIVAQGDGNRIGCRIIVNGEVKVERVSNEHNAYIYCLVKSA